One window of Pyrus communis chromosome 12, drPyrComm1.1, whole genome shotgun sequence genomic DNA carries:
- the LOC137711129 gene encoding NAD(P)H-quinone oxidoreductase subunit S, chloroplastic has translation MASSINLPSFQGPLLKSNFLGRNDLSNQARKSSFAVHKQPSTHSLRPSAKFNLSEILGGRGLCNGEAGLLQELTRNVEEQKNVEEEQVSAAAAAKTEEEKPDGSATAAIESVEEDGFDKELMGLTGGFPGGEKGLRKFIEKNPPPKKSSIAISGSTAALVSTKKPKAPELPLLLPGMIAIVNNPNSPYYMYCGIVQRITDGKAGVLFEGGNWDRLITFRLGELMRRDKGPPGKNPKSCVLEPFLQKDS, from the coding sequence ATGGCTTCTAGCATCAATCTTCCAAGTTTTCAAGGCCCTCTTCTCAAATCCAATTTTCTTGGAAGAAATGATCTCTCGAATCAAGCTCGTAAATCGTCTTTCGCAGTTCACAAGCAGCCATCGACGCACTCCCTGAGACCCTCTGCCAAATTTAACCTATCCGAAATCTTGGGAGGCAGGGGGCTCTGCAATGGTGAAGCAGGTCTACTGCAAGAGCTTACGAGAAATGTCGAAGAACAGAAAAATGTCGAAGAAGAACAAGTATCAGCAGCAGCTGCCGCCAAAACAGAGGAAGAAAAACCAGATGGTTCTGCAACAGCTGCGATCGAAAGTGTTGAAGAAGATGGTTTTGATAAGGAGCTGATGGGACTTACCGGTGGATTTCCTGGTGGGGAAAAGGGGTTGCGAAAGTTCATTGAGAAAAACCCACCCCCCAAGAAGTCGTCGATTGCAATTTCCGGATCAACAGCAGCACTCGTGAGCACAAAGAAGCCGAAAGCACCTGAACTGCCATTGTTACTACCTGGTATGATTGCCATTGTCAACAACCCAAATAGTCCTTACTACATGTACTGTGGCATTGTTCAGCGAATCACCGATGGGAAAGCTGGGGTTCTTTTTGAGGGCGGGAATTGGGACAGGCTGATTACTTTCCGACTGGGAGAGCTCATGCGCAGAGACAAGGGCCCTCCGGGGAAAAATCCCAAATCCTGCGTCCTCGAACCTTTTCTCCAAAAGGATTCCTGA